A single genomic interval of Prunus dulcis chromosome 5, ALMONDv2, whole genome shotgun sequence harbors:
- the LOC117628103 gene encoding inositol oxygenase 4-like produces MAVAPASNAFIAPEINSFGQSFRDYNAGSERQKSVEEFYRLNHINQTYDFVKKMREEYSKLNRVEMSIWECCELLNEVVDDSDPDLDEPQIEHLLQTAEAVRKDYPNEDWLHLTALIHDLGKVLLLPKFGGLPQWAVVGDTHPLGCAFDEAIVHHKYFKENPDHNNPSYNSKHGIYSHGCGLENVMMSWGHDDYMYLVAKENGSTLPQAGLFIIRYHSFYPLHKSGAYEHLMNKEDEENLKWLQIFNKYDLYSKSKVRIDVEKVKPYYLSLIDKYFPEKLRW; encoded by the exons ATGGCTGTGGCACCAGCAAGCAACGCGTTCATTGCCCCCGAAATTAATTCATTTGGGCAGTCATTCAG GGACTATAATGCAGGAAGTGAAAGGCAGAAAAGCGTGGAGGAATTCTACCGGCTGAACCACATTAACCAAACGTACGATTttgtgaagaagatgagagaggAGTATAGCAAGTTGAATAGAGTGGAAATGAGCATATGGGAATGTTGTGAGCTCCTGAATGAGGTTGTGGATGACAGTGACCCTGATTTGGATGAACCACAGATTGAACACTTGTTGCAAACAGCAGAAGCAGTTAGAAAAGACTATCCCAATGAAGATTGGCTGCACTTGACTGCTCTTATTCATGACCTTGGAAAAGTGCTTCTGCTTCCTAAGTTTGGAGGGCTTCCTCAATGGGCTGTGGTCGGAGACACGCATCCTCTTGGGTGTGCTTTTGATGAGGCCATTGTTCACCACAAGTACTTCAAGGAAAATCCAGACCACAACAACCCTTCATATAATTCTAAGCACGGAATTTACTCCCATGGATGTGGACTTGAAAATGTGATGATGTCATGGGGTCATGATGACTACATGTACTTGGTGGCCAAGGAAAATGGAAGCACTTTGCCTCAGGCTGGATTGTTCATCATTAGGTATCACTCTTTTTATCCTCTGCACAAATCTGGGGCATATGAACACCTAATGAACAAGGAGGATGAAGAGAATTTGAAGTGGCttcaaatattcaacaaatatGACCTCTATAGCAAGAGCAAAGTTCGAATTGATGTTGAGAAAGTAAAGCCTTACTATTTATCTCTTATTGACAAGTACTTCCCAGAAAAGCTCAGATGGTGA
- the LOC117628889 gene encoding S-protein homolog 5-like, which yields MAGGRRSTLVLVAMVVLTLDQTSLQVSAWLGGTVYVRLTNRLEPSNATVTIHCKSGDDDLGDHLVALGETYEFSFKNNIWDSTLFFCNFDWVSGSLGKSVSGTFDIYKARRDQERCLHDCNWLILETGLYSYTLRTKIWENLYSWPQ from the coding sequence atggCTGGTGGTAGACGCAGCACATTGGTATTAGTTGCCATGGTGGTCCTCACATTGGACCAAACTTCCCTGCAGGTTTCTGCATGGCTGGGCGGGACGGTTTACGTGAGATTAACCAACCGACTAGAACCTTCAAACGCCACTGTCACAATTCATTGCAAATCCGGGGACGACGATCTGGGAGATCATCTAGTCGCATTAGGCGAAACTTACGAGTTCTCTTTTAAGAACAATATCTGGGATTCGACCCTCTTCTTTTGCAACTTTGATTGGGTAAGTGGTTCTCTAGGCAAATCGGTGTCTGGCACCTTTGACATTTACAAGGCCAGGAGGGATCAAGAACGGTGCCTTCATGATTGCAACTGGTTGATTCTTGAAACAGGGCTGTATTCCTATACCCTAAGGActaaaatttgggaaaatctCTACAGTTGGCCTCAGTGA